One stretch of Rathayibacter festucae DSM 15932 DNA includes these proteins:
- a CDS encoding NUDIX hydrolase — translation MSSLPPLVVSAVAVLRERRVLMVTARGRDVVYLPGGKVDPGETSAEAAARETEEELSTAPTALRELFTVRTQAHGEPEGREVHMTVFAAELADEPRASGEIDALHWITGADAHRCPPAGVDTLARLRALDLVD, via the coding sequence ATGAGCAGCCTCCCTCCCCTCGTCGTCTCCGCCGTCGCCGTCCTGCGCGAGCGCCGCGTGCTGATGGTGACGGCCCGCGGGCGCGACGTCGTCTACCTCCCCGGCGGCAAGGTCGACCCGGGCGAGACGAGCGCCGAGGCGGCGGCGCGCGAGACGGAGGAGGAGCTCAGCACCGCGCCCACGGCCCTCCGCGAGCTCTTCACCGTCCGCACCCAGGCGCACGGCGAGCCGGAGGGGCGGGAGGTGCACATGACCGTCTTCGCCGCGGAGCTCGCCGACGAGCCGCGCGCCAGCGGCGAGATCGACGCCCTGCACTGGATCACCGGCGCCGACGCGCACCGCTGCCCGCCCGCCGGGGTCGACACGCTCGCGCGGCTGCGCGCCCTGGACCTCGTCGACTGA
- a CDS encoding glycine--tRNA ligase, producing MAEPTTLDKVVTLAQHRGFVFPSGEIYGGTRSAWDYGPLGVELKENIKRQWWKAFVQGRGDVVGLDSAVILPTAIWSASGHVGVFSDPLTESLITHKRYRADHLFEKYEEVNGHAPENGLADIPDPEHPDKIGQWTEIKQFSGLMKTYLGVVDDESGLHYLRPETAQGIFTNFANVLQSARKKPPFGIGQIGKAFRNEITPGNFIFRTREFEQMELEFFVEPGTDEEWQETWMQLAWDWFVDLGISPENIRQFEHPKDKLSHYSKRTVDIEYRFSFASGEWGELMGVANRTDFDLKTHMEHSGKDLSFFDQTKNERFVPFVIEPSFGLTRALMAFLVDAYEEQELPPNAKGKVETRTVLHLDPRLAPVKVAVLPLSRNEALSPLAREVADRLRALWNVDFDDSGAIGRRYRRQDEIGTPYCVTIDFDSLEDNAVTVRDRDTMKQERIPLDQLETHLFTGLRGA from the coding sequence GTGGCAGAACCCACCACCCTCGACAAGGTCGTCACCCTCGCCCAGCACCGGGGGTTCGTCTTCCCCTCGGGCGAGATCTACGGAGGCACCCGCTCCGCCTGGGACTACGGCCCCCTCGGCGTCGAGCTCAAGGAGAACATCAAGCGCCAGTGGTGGAAGGCGTTCGTCCAGGGCCGCGGCGACGTCGTCGGCCTCGACTCGGCCGTGATCCTGCCGACCGCGATCTGGAGCGCCTCCGGCCACGTCGGCGTCTTCTCCGACCCGCTGACCGAGTCGCTGATCACCCACAAGCGCTACCGCGCCGACCACCTCTTCGAGAAGTACGAGGAGGTCAACGGGCACGCTCCCGAGAACGGCCTCGCCGACATCCCGGACCCGGAGCACCCCGACAAGATCGGCCAGTGGACCGAGATCAAGCAGTTCTCCGGGCTGATGAAGACCTACCTCGGCGTCGTCGACGACGAGTCGGGGCTGCACTACCTCCGCCCCGAGACGGCGCAGGGCATCTTCACCAACTTCGCCAACGTGCTGCAGAGCGCGCGGAAGAAGCCGCCGTTCGGCATCGGCCAGATCGGCAAGGCGTTCCGCAACGAGATCACCCCCGGCAACTTCATCTTCCGCACCCGCGAGTTCGAGCAGATGGAGCTCGAGTTCTTCGTCGAGCCCGGCACGGACGAGGAGTGGCAGGAGACCTGGATGCAGCTCGCCTGGGACTGGTTCGTCGACCTCGGGATCTCGCCGGAGAACATCCGCCAGTTCGAGCACCCGAAGGACAAGCTCTCCCACTACTCCAAGCGCACCGTCGACATCGAGTACCGCTTCAGCTTCGCGTCGGGCGAGTGGGGCGAGCTGATGGGGGTCGCGAACCGCACCGACTTCGACCTCAAGACGCACATGGAGCACTCCGGCAAGGACCTCTCCTTCTTCGACCAGACGAAGAACGAGCGCTTCGTGCCGTTCGTGATCGAGCCGTCCTTCGGCCTGACCCGCGCGCTGATGGCGTTCCTCGTCGACGCCTACGAGGAGCAGGAGCTGCCGCCGAACGCGAAGGGCAAGGTCGAGACGCGCACCGTGCTGCACCTCGACCCGCGCCTCGCGCCGGTCAAGGTCGCCGTGCTGCCGCTCTCGCGCAACGAGGCGCTCTCGCCGCTCGCCCGCGAGGTCGCCGACCGGCTCCGCGCGCTCTGGAACGTCGACTTCGACGACTCCGGCGCGATCGGCCGCCGCTACCGCCGCCAGGACGAGATCGGCACGCCCTACTGCGTGACCATCGACTTCGACTCGCTCGAGGACAACGCGGTGACCGTCCGCGACCGCGACACCATGAAGCAGGAGCGCATCCCGCTCGACCAGCTGGAGACCCACCTCTTCACGGGCCTGCGCGGCGCCTGA
- a CDS encoding GNAT family N-acetyltransferase has translation MTPLRLPYEAEPIETERLLLRPLSLDDAEDHARYQGDAEAVRYLRWPARTPEESRAHLAVRLPSDRLAADGDVVVLAIVPRSGPFAGRVVGDLTLIATSTEQAGVEIGWVLHPEAQGRGFATEAARALIDLAFDRLGAHRVVAQLDARNTASARLCERLGLRLEAHHLDDEFCKGEWTSTLVYALLARER, from the coding sequence GTGACGCCGCTCCGGCTCCCGTACGAGGCGGAGCCGATCGAGACGGAGCGGCTGCTGCTGCGTCCGCTCTCGCTCGACGACGCCGAGGACCACGCCCGCTATCAGGGCGATGCGGAGGCCGTCCGCTATCTGCGCTGGCCGGCGCGGACGCCCGAGGAGTCGCGCGCGCACCTGGCCGTCCGGCTGCCGTCGGACCGCCTCGCGGCCGACGGCGACGTCGTCGTGCTCGCGATCGTGCCGCGTTCCGGGCCGTTCGCCGGCCGGGTCGTCGGGGATCTCACGCTGATCGCGACCTCGACGGAGCAGGCCGGCGTCGAGATCGGGTGGGTCCTGCACCCGGAGGCGCAGGGCCGGGGCTTCGCGACGGAGGCCGCCCGCGCCCTGATCGACCTGGCCTTCGACCGGCTCGGCGCCCACCGGGTCGTCGCTCAGCTCGACGCGCGCAACACCGCCTCCGCCCGCCTCTGCGAGCGGCTCGGCCTGCGCCTCGAGGCGCACCACCTCGACGACGAGTTCTGCAAGGGCGAGTGGACCTCGACCCTCGTCTACGCCCTCCTCGCCCGCGAGCGCTGA
- a CDS encoding glutamyl-tRNA reductase, whose protein sequence is MLLCLTASHKNASFDLLEKLSVDSSAVASALSDGIDFVSGAVVVATCNRFEAYLDIDEPLTAAQAVTVEAATAAVSAATGVEQEELRSSVSVVSGDRVAEHLFAVSSGLESVVVGEGEIAGQVRRSLEEARRLGTTSSELERLFQRASQTSRGIKNRTGLGSAGRSIVRLALDLASSRITDWRAARVLLIGTGSYARATVAALRDRGVLEIAVHSPSGRAEGFATRRALRPIDGAELATEAVAADVVITCTTTQEPVLDAAILAEGRLRGFSRERQLVIDLGLPRNVAADVTTVTGVELLDLETISLHAPLDVLDASTQARALVDKAVRKFSDVADEKSLTPAVVALRAHVFDALDAEIERARSRGDEDGRTEQALRHLAGVLLHTPSVRARDYARAGEQEAYLTGLEALFGIEVPAERTVARPLEAGGASAASA, encoded by the coding sequence GTGCTTCTGTGTCTGACGGCGTCGCACAAGAACGCCAGCTTCGATCTCCTCGAGAAGCTCTCCGTCGACTCCTCCGCCGTCGCGTCGGCGCTCTCGGACGGCATCGACTTCGTCTCCGGGGCCGTGGTCGTCGCGACCTGCAACCGCTTCGAGGCCTACCTCGACATCGACGAGCCGCTCACCGCCGCGCAGGCCGTGACCGTCGAGGCCGCCACCGCCGCGGTCAGCGCCGCGACCGGCGTCGAGCAGGAGGAGCTGCGCAGCTCGGTCTCCGTCGTCTCGGGCGACCGCGTCGCCGAGCACCTCTTCGCCGTCTCCAGCGGGCTCGAGTCCGTCGTCGTCGGCGAGGGCGAGATCGCCGGCCAGGTCCGCCGCTCGCTCGAGGAGGCCCGCCGCCTCGGCACCACCTCCTCCGAGCTCGAGCGCCTCTTCCAGCGCGCCTCGCAGACCTCCCGCGGGATCAAGAACCGCACCGGCCTCGGCAGCGCCGGCCGCTCGATCGTCCGCCTCGCCCTCGACCTCGCCTCCAGCCGCATCACCGACTGGCGCGCCGCCCGGGTGCTGCTGATCGGCACCGGCAGCTACGCCCGCGCGACCGTCGCCGCGCTGCGCGACCGCGGCGTGCTCGAGATCGCCGTCCACTCCCCCTCCGGCCGCGCCGAGGGCTTCGCGACCCGCCGCGCGCTCCGCCCGATCGACGGCGCCGAGCTGGCGACCGAGGCCGTCGCCGCCGACGTCGTGATCACCTGCACCACCACCCAGGAGCCCGTCCTCGACGCGGCGATCCTCGCGGAGGGACGCCTGCGCGGCTTCTCCCGCGAGCGCCAGCTGGTCATCGACCTCGGCCTCCCCCGCAACGTCGCCGCCGACGTCACCACCGTGACCGGCGTCGAGCTGCTCGACCTCGAGACGATCAGCCTGCACGCCCCGCTCGACGTGCTCGACGCGTCGACCCAGGCGCGCGCCCTGGTCGACAAGGCCGTCCGCAAGTTCTCCGACGTCGCCGACGAGAAGAGCCTCACCCCCGCCGTGGTCGCCCTGCGCGCCCATGTCTTCGATGCGCTCGACGCCGAGATCGAGCGCGCCCGCTCGCGCGGCGACGAGGACGGCCGCACCGAGCAGGCGCTGCGGCACCTGGCCGGCGTGCTGCTGCACACCCCGAGTGTCCGCGCTCGCGACTACGCCCGCGCCGGCGAGCAGGAGGCGTACCTCACCGGCCTCGAGGCGCTGTTCGGCATCGAGGTGCCCGCCGAGCGCACCGTAGCCCGCCCGCTCGAGGCCGGCGGCGCGTCCGCGGCCTCGGCGTGA
- the hemE gene encoding uroporphyrinogen decarboxylase, translated as MLPVSGAWNNAAVTSPIAGLLDPLHPLASGRTADSSLLRAYRSDRPESTPVWFMRQAGRSLPEYRALRTDTQMLDACLDPALASEITLQPIRRHGVDAAIFFSDIVIPLRLAGVAVDIVPGRGPVLEKAVRTAADVDELVALDPALLDETLEPIREGVRRTVEGLREIGEGGTPLIGFAGAPFTLAAYLVEGGPSKDHIRARTLMHADPEAWARLMEWTAEVTGRFLRAQVLAGASAAQLFDSWAGALSLADYTAHVAPASSRALTHVRDLAYDHGEIRRNVPIVHFGVGTGELLGAMHGIGADVVGVDYRIPLDEANHRLGGFVPVQGNVDPALLSAPWEVLAAHVDDVLRRGTSAPAHVLNLGHGVPPETDPDVLTRLVAHVHAWRP; from the coding sequence ATGCTCCCGGTCAGCGGGGCCTGGAATAATGCCGCGGTGACCTCCCCCATCGCCGGCCTGCTCGATCCGCTGCACCCGCTCGCCTCCGGGCGCACGGCCGACTCCTCTCTCCTGCGGGCCTACCGCTCGGACCGGCCGGAGTCGACGCCCGTCTGGTTCATGCGCCAGGCCGGCCGCAGCCTGCCCGAGTACCGGGCGCTGCGCACCGACACCCAGATGCTCGACGCCTGCCTCGACCCGGCGCTCGCGAGTGAGATCACCCTGCAGCCGATCCGCCGGCACGGCGTGGACGCGGCGATCTTCTTCAGCGACATCGTCATCCCGCTGCGCCTCGCGGGCGTCGCGGTCGACATCGTCCCCGGGCGCGGACCCGTTCTCGAGAAGGCGGTGCGCACCGCCGCGGACGTCGACGAGCTGGTCGCGCTCGATCCGGCCCTGCTCGACGAGACGCTCGAGCCGATCCGCGAGGGCGTCCGCCGCACGGTCGAGGGTCTGCGGGAGATCGGCGAGGGCGGGACACCGCTGATCGGCTTCGCCGGCGCCCCCTTCACCCTCGCGGCCTACCTCGTGGAGGGCGGGCCGTCCAAGGACCACATCCGCGCCCGCACCCTGATGCACGCCGACCCCGAGGCCTGGGCTCGGCTGATGGAGTGGACCGCCGAGGTCACCGGCCGCTTCCTCCGCGCGCAGGTGCTGGCCGGGGCGAGCGCCGCGCAGCTCTTCGACTCCTGGGCCGGCGCGCTGTCCCTCGCCGACTACACCGCGCACGTGGCTCCCGCCTCCTCGCGAGCGCTGACCCACGTGCGCGACCTGGCCTACGACCACGGCGAGATCCGCCGCAACGTGCCGATCGTGCACTTCGGCGTCGGCACCGGCGAGCTGCTCGGCGCGATGCACGGGATCGGCGCGGACGTCGTCGGCGTCGACTACCGCATCCCGCTCGACGAGGCGAACCACCGGCTCGGCGGCTTCGTCCCGGTGCAGGGCAACGTCGACCCGGCGCTGCTCTCCGCCCCGTGGGAGGTGCTGGCCGCGCACGTCGACGACGTCCTCCGCCGCGGCACCAGCGCGCCGGCGCACGTGCTCAACCTCGGCCACGGCGTGCCGCCCGAGACCGACCCCGACGTGCTGACGCGCCTGGTCGCGCACGTGCACGCCTGGCGGCCATGA
- the hemG gene encoding protoporphyrinogen oxidase: MTEGHGSEGNGTGAGADYDVAVVGGGVAGLAAAAECLRIGLRVVVLEAGDAVGGSVAPLEIAGAVLDAGAESFATRGGHVEKALAALTLDGRPLAESIVEPRTGGSWLHLAGGRSVPSPRAGILGIPGTPLAPDVVRAIGRRGAARAWLDAVMPVLRIGRAHSLAELVRTRMGQRVLDDLVAPVVSGVYSSRPEDIDVDAAAPGLNGAITRAGSLAGAVAALRANLPAGVAVRGIDGGMHRLVAALVERIDYLSGEIRTGTAVTRLEGDGEPFLLTLDDGAVLTARSVIVSTPERDARELLAGIVPAVRDEAAEVLHDSVELVTLVVDDARLDAAPRGSGVLVAPTARDVTAKAITHATAKWAWLAAGLPAGRHVLRLSYGRPGEHPPLEGASDAEAAATALRDASVLLGIELDPASLVDSARVRWANVRPAAALGRRAHLEAFRAALAPVAGIAVTGTWLAGTGLASVLPHAAETAALIRRRLVRQGVGIPREEYDGDGYSGSEAPA; the protein is encoded by the coding sequence ATGACCGAGGGGCACGGCAGCGAGGGGAACGGCACCGGGGCCGGCGCCGACTACGACGTCGCGGTCGTCGGCGGGGGAGTGGCGGGACTCGCCGCCGCCGCCGAGTGCCTGCGGATCGGCCTGCGCGTGGTGGTGCTCGAGGCGGGCGACGCGGTCGGCGGCTCGGTCGCCCCGCTCGAGATCGCCGGAGCCGTCCTCGACGCCGGCGCCGAGAGCTTCGCCACCCGCGGCGGCCACGTCGAGAAGGCGCTCGCCGCGCTCACTCTCGACGGCCGGCCGCTCGCCGAGTCGATCGTCGAGCCGCGGACCGGCGGCTCCTGGCTGCACCTCGCGGGCGGGCGCTCCGTCCCCTCGCCGCGCGCCGGGATCCTCGGCATCCCCGGCACCCCGCTCGCCCCCGACGTCGTCCGCGCGATCGGCCGCCGCGGCGCCGCGCGCGCCTGGCTCGACGCCGTGATGCCGGTGCTGCGAATCGGCCGGGCGCACTCCCTCGCCGAGCTGGTGCGCACCCGGATGGGGCAGCGGGTCCTGGACGATCTCGTGGCGCCCGTCGTCTCCGGCGTCTACTCCAGCCGCCCCGAGGACATCGACGTCGACGCGGCGGCCCCCGGGCTGAACGGGGCGATCACCCGGGCGGGCTCCCTCGCCGGCGCGGTCGCCGCCCTGCGCGCGAACCTCCCCGCGGGCGTCGCCGTCCGCGGGATCGACGGCGGAATGCACCGCCTGGTCGCCGCGCTCGTCGAGCGGATCGACTACCTCTCGGGCGAGATCCGCACCGGCACCGCCGTGACCCGGCTCGAGGGCGACGGCGAGCCGTTCCTGCTCACCCTCGACGACGGCGCCGTGCTCACCGCGCGATCGGTCATCGTCTCGACGCCGGAGCGCGACGCGCGCGAGCTGCTCGCCGGGATCGTCCCCGCCGTGCGCGACGAGGCGGCGGAGGTGCTGCACGACTCCGTCGAGCTGGTCACCCTCGTCGTCGACGACGCCCGCCTGGACGCCGCGCCGCGCGGCTCCGGCGTGCTCGTCGCGCCGACCGCCCGGGACGTCACGGCGAAGGCGATCACCCACGCCACCGCGAAGTGGGCCTGGCTGGCGGCCGGCCTGCCCGCGGGACGGCACGTCCTGCGCCTCTCCTACGGACGCCCGGGCGAGCATCCGCCGCTCGAGGGCGCGAGCGACGCCGAGGCGGCCGCGACCGCCCTGCGCGACGCGTCGGTCCTGCTCGGGATCGAGCTCGACCCCGCGAGCCTCGTCGACTCGGCCCGGGTGCGCTGGGCGAACGTCCGCCCGGCCGCGGCGCTCGGCCGGCGCGCGCATCTGGAGGCCTTCCGCGCGGCGCTCGCCCCGGTGGCCGGGATCGCCGTCACCGGCACCTGGCTCGCGGGGACCGGGCTGGCCTCGGTGCTCCCGCACGCCGCCGAGACCGCCGCTCTTATCCGCCGCCGACTGGTGCGTCAAGGCGTCGGCATACCGCGCGAAGAATATGACGGTGACGGCTACTCTGGGTCGGAGGCTCCCGCATGA
- a CDS encoding YtxH domain-containing protein: MAGAAAGYVLGARAGRKRYEQIASAANRFWQTQPVQDVAGAVGGAAKTQLSTVSDKAYELVRNVVVKAVSGGKKAQGASSAEATAAARSAASKVDEAAAAAGSGGSTSSSSTSKA; this comes from the coding sequence GTGGCAGGAGCCGCAGCCGGCTACGTGCTGGGAGCGCGTGCCGGTCGGAAGCGGTACGAGCAGATCGCCTCGGCGGCGAACAGGTTCTGGCAGACGCAGCCCGTGCAGGACGTCGCCGGAGCCGTCGGCGGAGCCGCCAAGACGCAGCTCAGCACGGTCTCGGACAAGGCCTACGAGCTGGTCCGGAACGTCGTGGTGAAGGCCGTCTCCGGTGGCAAGAAGGCCCAGGGCGCGTCCTCGGCCGAGGCGACCGCCGCGGCCCGCTCGGCCGCGTCGAAGGTCGACGAGGCCGCCGCCGCGGCCGGCTCCGGAGGATCGACGTCGTCGTCCTCCACCAGCAAGGCGTAG
- a CDS encoding phage holin family protein — translation MVNERNPKNARSLGELVSDLPGLVIELVKAEIASLKNELSGKAKSAGLAVALFAVAAFFLLTAWATLVTFAIIGIASWLPAWLSALIVTVFFLLVAVVLILVGVKSIKKAVPPVPQDSIESIKKDVQAFKGVGSYDH, via the coding sequence GTGGTGAACGAACGCAATCCGAAGAACGCCCGATCGCTGGGCGAGCTGGTCAGCGACCTCCCCGGTCTCGTGATCGAGCTCGTCAAGGCCGAGATCGCGTCCCTCAAGAACGAGCTGTCCGGGAAGGCGAAGAGCGCCGGGCTCGCGGTCGCGCTGTTCGCGGTCGCGGCCTTCTTCCTCCTCACCGCGTGGGCGACCCTCGTCACCTTCGCGATCATCGGCATCGCCTCCTGGCTCCCCGCCTGGCTGTCGGCGCTGATCGTGACCGTGTTCTTCCTGCTCGTGGCGGTCGTGCTGATCCTGGTCGGCGTCAAGTCGATCAAGAAGGCCGTCCCGCCCGTTCCGCAGGACTCGATCGAGAGCATCAAGAAGGACGTCCAGGCGTTCAAGGGAGTCGGCAGCTATGACCACTGA
- a CDS encoding DUF3618 domain-containing protein, translating into MTTDRAVSSTTPRFVDPAELQPSQLKADIERARTELAATLDAIEYKVNVPRKVRNVQRTLERKVSVVRKHHPEALIAGAAGAAAAVGLVVWGIVRAVVED; encoded by the coding sequence ATGACCACTGATCGCGCTGTATCCAGCACCACGCCCCGCTTCGTCGACCCGGCGGAGCTCCAGCCGAGCCAGCTGAAGGCCGACATCGAGCGCGCGCGCACCGAGCTCGCCGCGACGCTCGACGCCATCGAGTACAAGGTGAACGTCCCGCGCAAGGTGCGGAACGTCCAGCGGACGCTCGAGCGCAAGGTCTCCGTCGTGCGCAAGCACCACCCCGAGGCGCTGATCGCCGGGGCCGCCGGTGCGGCCGCCGCGGTCGGCCTCGTCGTCTGGGGCATCGTCCGCGCCGTCGTCGAGGACTGA
- the hemQ gene encoding hydrogen peroxide-dependent heme synthase, which yields MTDQTADTAGPVQSAPDTSAAPAPQPPADQVHSDQALGYTLWAVLRRDPSRPFTLSADEAAQAAAGYEDTVSRLAGEGVTVRGTYDVSALRADADIMLWLTGAAPEELQRAYRELRRTELLCALLPTWNAMGVHRDAEFSANHLPAYMRGKAPARWLTVYPFVRSYEWYILPEEERRTMLAQHGRQGSRFRSVLTNTVASFSLGDYEWILALEDEELVNLVDLMRDLRATEARRHVREEVPFYTGRRIEADQIAEVLR from the coding sequence ATGACCGATCAGACCGCCGACACGGCGGGTCCCGTTCAGTCCGCCCCCGACACGAGCGCCGCTCCGGCGCCGCAGCCCCCCGCCGATCAGGTTCACTCCGATCAGGCCCTGGGATACACGCTCTGGGCGGTTCTCCGCAGGGATCCCTCACGTCCGTTCACCCTCTCCGCCGACGAGGCCGCCCAGGCGGCCGCCGGCTACGAGGACACCGTCTCGCGGCTCGCGGGCGAGGGCGTCACGGTGCGCGGCACCTACGACGTCTCGGCCCTGCGCGCCGACGCCGACATCATGCTCTGGCTCACCGGAGCCGCGCCCGAGGAGCTGCAGCGCGCCTACCGCGAGCTGCGCCGCACCGAGCTGCTCTGCGCGCTGCTGCCCACCTGGAACGCGATGGGCGTGCACCGCGACGCCGAGTTCAGCGCGAACCACCTCCCCGCCTACATGCGCGGCAAGGCGCCCGCCCGCTGGCTGACGGTCTACCCGTTCGTCCGCTCCTACGAGTGGTACATCCTCCCCGAGGAGGAGCGCCGCACGATGCTCGCCCAGCACGGCCGTCAGGGCTCGCGCTTCCGCTCCGTGCTGACCAACACGGTGGCCTCGTTCTCCCTCGGCGACTACGAGTGGATCCTCGCGCTCGAGGACGAGGAGCTGGTCAACCTGGTCGACCTCATGCGCGATCTGCGAGCCACCGAGGCCCGCCGTCACGTGCGCGAGGAAGTCCCCTTCTACACCGGTCGGCGCATCGAGGCCGACCAGATCGCCGAGGTCCTCCGATGA
- a CDS encoding ferrochelatase, producing the protein MSSTVPAPEARDFAEPVPEVAEGVLVRGATPAAASGPEHVTEPVAYDAILLAGFGGPEGQDDVIPFLRNVTRGRGIPEERLEEVAHHYRHFGGVSPINAQNRALKAALEAELANRGIDLPVLWGNRNWAPYMSEAVTEAKERGFSNLIAIATSAYSSFSSCRQYREDFAAALDATGLEGELRIDKVRQFFDHPGFVMPFVKAVHDGLDELRSRLPGLDATTEVEVLFATHSIPSTDAARSGPHERHEDGTVVDVHHFGDGGAYEAQHLAVAEVVMAAAGAEDVPWQLVYQSRSGPPTQPWLEPDINDAIAELPAKGRKALVIVPLGFVSDHMEVMWDLDNEALETSEEHGLVAVRVATPGTDPVYVSGLVDLVMERVNGTPVEDRPSMTALGPWYDVCRPGCCENVRAGFKPALAGIAP; encoded by the coding sequence ATGAGCTCCACCGTCCCCGCCCCCGAGGCGCGCGACTTCGCCGAACCCGTCCCCGAGGTCGCCGAGGGCGTCCTCGTCCGCGGTGCCACGCCGGCCGCGGCGTCGGGCCCCGAGCACGTGACCGAGCCGGTCGCCTACGACGCGATCCTGCTCGCCGGCTTCGGCGGCCCCGAGGGGCAGGACGACGTCATCCCGTTCCTGCGCAACGTCACCCGCGGCCGCGGCATCCCGGAGGAGCGCCTCGAGGAGGTCGCCCACCACTACCGCCACTTCGGCGGCGTCAGCCCCATCAACGCGCAGAACCGTGCGCTGAAGGCCGCCCTCGAGGCCGAGCTCGCGAACCGCGGCATCGACCTCCCGGTGCTCTGGGGCAACCGCAATTGGGCGCCGTACATGAGCGAGGCGGTGACGGAGGCGAAGGAGCGCGGCTTCTCGAACCTGATCGCCATCGCCACCAGCGCCTACTCCTCCTTCTCCTCCTGCCGGCAGTACCGCGAGGACTTCGCGGCAGCGCTCGACGCGACCGGCCTCGAGGGCGAGCTGCGGATCGACAAGGTCCGCCAGTTCTTCGACCACCCCGGCTTCGTCATGCCGTTCGTGAAGGCCGTCCACGACGGGCTCGACGAGCTGCGCTCGCGCCTGCCCGGGCTGGACGCCACCACCGAGGTCGAGGTGCTCTTCGCGACGCACTCGATCCCCTCCACCGACGCCGCGCGCAGCGGCCCGCACGAGCGGCACGAGGACGGCACCGTCGTCGACGTGCACCACTTCGGCGACGGCGGCGCGTACGAGGCGCAGCACCTCGCGGTCGCGGAGGTCGTGATGGCGGCCGCCGGCGCGGAGGACGTGCCGTGGCAGCTCGTCTACCAGTCGCGCTCCGGCCCGCCCACCCAGCCGTGGCTCGAGCCCGACATCAACGACGCGATCGCCGAGCTGCCCGCCAAGGGCCGCAAGGCGCTGGTGATCGTTCCGCTCGGCTTCGTCTCGGACCACATGGAGGTCATGTGGGACCTCGACAACGAGGCGCTCGAGACCTCGGAGGAGCACGGCCTCGTCGCCGTCCGCGTGGCGACGCCGGGCACCGACCCGGTCTACGTCTCCGGTCTCGTCGACCTGGTGATGGAGCGGGTCAACGGCACGCCGGTGGAGGACCGTCCGTCGATGACGGCGCTCGGCCCCTGGTACGACGTCTGCCGTCCCGGCTGCTGCGAGAACGTGCGCGCGGGCTTCAAGCCGGCGCTGGCGGGGATCGCGCCGTGA
- the hemC gene encoding hydroxymethylbilane synthase, producing the protein MTADRMAQAAGVPVELVRIESDGDRMRGSLASLGGTGVFVSALRDALLAGRCDAIVHSLKDLPTAPVEGLVLGAVPEREDPRDALCARDGATLATLPRGARVGTGSPRRRAALLAARSDLEIVDIRGNIDTRLGRVAAGSSSPLDAIVLALSGLRRLGRTDAVTEVLDFGVSPHAPGQGALAIEVRDEEPSDELRAALAAVEHAPTRAAITAERALLAVLEAGCAAPIGASATVEGGRVVTRGVVFAVDGSASLSREVAEPIDNGSVDGPRHLAVSQYGGRELPVVEAAFRCGSLLADALLGAGAAQLAPLGASS; encoded by the coding sequence ATGACCGCCGATCGGATGGCGCAGGCCGCCGGCGTGCCCGTCGAGCTGGTGCGCATCGAGTCCGACGGCGACCGGATGCGCGGCTCGCTCGCCTCGCTCGGCGGCACCGGGGTCTTCGTGAGCGCACTGCGCGACGCGCTGCTGGCCGGGCGCTGCGACGCGATCGTCCACTCGCTGAAGGATCTGCCGACGGCGCCGGTCGAGGGCCTCGTCCTCGGCGCGGTACCTGAGCGCGAGGATCCGCGCGATGCGCTCTGCGCCCGCGACGGGGCGACCCTCGCGACGCTGCCCCGCGGTGCGCGGGTCGGCACCGGCTCGCCGCGTCGGCGCGCGGCGCTGCTCGCGGCACGTTCCGATCTCGAGATCGTCGACATCCGCGGCAACATCGACACCCGGCTCGGCCGCGTGGCCGCCGGGAGCTCGTCGCCGCTGGACGCGATCGTGCTCGCCCTGTCGGGGCTGCGGCGCCTCGGGCGCACCGACGCGGTCACCGAGGTCCTCGACTTCGGGGTCTCACCGCACGCGCCCGGTCAGGGTGCGCTGGCGATCGAGGTCCGGGACGAGGAGCCGTCCGACGAGCTGCGCGCGGCCCTCGCGGCGGTCGAGCACGCTCCGACCCGGGCGGCGATCACCGCCGAGCGGGCGCTGCTGGCCGTGCTCGAGGCGGGCTGCGCGGCGCCGATCGGCGCGAGCGCGACGGTCGAGGGCGGGCGGGTGGTGACCCGCGGCGTGGTCTTCGCGGTCGACGGCTCGGCGTCCCTCTCTCGGGAGGTGGCGGAGCCGATCGATAACGGTTCGGTCGACGGACCTCGACACCTGGCGGTTTCGCAGTATGGTGGTCGCGAACTGCCCGTCGTCGAAGCCGCGTTCCGCTGCGGCTCTCTGCTCGCTGACGCGCTTCTCGGTGCGGGTGCCGCCCAACTCGCACCTCTGGGAGCCTCTTCGTGA